A region of Myxococcus stipitatus DSM 14675 DNA encodes the following proteins:
- a CDS encoding DotU family type IV/VI secretion system protein: MKLTHWKAILLAYRHVDDTLARELGPANLDPAYRDHLSPGAMDALSRDLVVEVEKLRIALGTDLRSDDVEKVLQPFAFLLDEKVLGRLANDDAQHWPLLQLRVFGLDSGGDLFYELADTCLRRQDTAPLLFEMLHFCLTAGFTGRYVGHPARLREYREQLVARIPRPEAVAPQVATEEAAPPPTLYDFPWRYYAVTLAIIVALPVVLWHLSN; this comes from the coding sequence ATGAAGCTGACGCACTGGAAGGCCATCCTCCTGGCCTACCGCCATGTGGACGACACCCTGGCGCGCGAGCTGGGCCCGGCGAACCTGGACCCGGCCTACCGCGACCACCTGTCTCCGGGCGCGATGGACGCGCTGTCGCGCGACCTGGTCGTCGAAGTCGAGAAGCTCCGCATCGCCCTGGGCACGGACCTGCGCTCCGACGACGTGGAGAAGGTGCTGCAGCCGTTCGCGTTCCTCCTGGACGAGAAGGTGCTCGGGCGGCTGGCGAACGACGACGCCCAGCACTGGCCGCTCTTGCAGCTGCGCGTGTTCGGCTTGGACTCCGGCGGAGACCTCTTCTACGAGCTGGCCGACACGTGCCTGCGCCGGCAGGACACGGCGCCCCTGCTCTTCGAGATGCTGCACTTCTGCCTCACCGCGGGCTTCACGGGCCGGTATGTCGGCCACCCCGCGCGGCTGCGCGAGTACCGCGAGCAGCTGGTGGCGCGCATCCCCCGCCCGGAGGCCGTCGCGCCCCAGGTGGCGACCGAGGAAGCCGCCCCGCCGCCCACGCTGTACGACTTCCCCTGGCGCTACTACGCGGTGACGCTCGCCATCATCGTCGCGCTGCCCGTGGTGCTCTGGCACCTCTCCAACTGA